Below is a genomic region from Pseudomonadota bacterium.
TGTCCGAAGATAAGGGATCAAAGCGACATCGAACCCCTTAATATAGGCGGGTATCTGATCATGTGACCGTGCGCCGAGCAATTTGATGTTGGAAAAAGTTCCTAGACGGCTGACATCAGTGTACGGTGGGCCTACCAACGCAAATGTCACTGAAGGCATCTGCGTCGCCATTTCCAGCAGGAGATCTTGATCCAGCACACCGCTCAATGCCCCGACATAGCCGACAACGGGGCGAGGTAGTGAAGCCATATCATCGGGAGTAGATGCTCGCTTTATAGCGGTAGCAAACTTTACAAAATCAACCCCGCTTGGAAACACATGCACATCTTGGGCATGTATCGCCGCTCTTTCGCGTATGGCTTCAGAAGTGACAAACACCAGATTAGCCCGGCTAAAGAGCAAATCCTCCCATGGGCGCAGCTTGTACACGGCGGACGAGGAACCCGCCATGTTATCCACACAGTAATAAATGACCAATGCAGGATCAACATCGTGAACCAGTGCCTGAGCCAGAGGCGTAGGCAGGAAAGTAAACACAACCGGGTCATGAAAACGTGCAATACGCATCCATTTGCTGACCGACCTGGAGAGCATGAACCTGTTAATCCAACCGGCAAGACGGGAGTAAGGAAATGGCAGGAAAAGTGGAAAAAAAACCGTCAGATCGGGTTGAATTTCTCTAAAACCCCGCGCACTTTTAAACCAATTGATTATCCGCTCACGGACGCGGCCAATATCCTCAAACCTTGGGCCACGCACCCCGGTATTCTCAACGAAGAGCACCCGATTACCAGCAGCGACCAAAGAAGTTGCCAACTGTTGGTGCATCTGCCAATGGGTTGCCCAGTCGATTGATGAAATAATGATGACGTTGCGATTTATCATTTTCTTGTCCACAACAGTGGTTGACCCATTAATCTCTCGTCAAAATCAAGTAATTTTTCTGCTATCCTCTCCTCCAGGATGTTCCATAACAGCAAACGCAGATACACCACTTTCATATGATTACCATCGTTATTCAAAGGCATTAGACACCCCTCTAATTATTCCTTCTTTTTTATGAGTTCGCTTATAAAATGATCTGGGTTCACATCGGGGTGAAGGACTTCCCTGATTGTCATTTTCATGCGGCTCCGCAATATTAGATGCGCTCAATAATAACGCTCCCAACAGCCAAAAAGAGCGTATGGATAATATATCGACAAAAAACCCCGTTATAAGATAACCTATAAATCCCCAAAAAAAATATGTACTTATAGTTTTCCAGGTCGAAGCGCACGATTTGTTGATCAATATCCATGCTGTCCTCAACAGCAAAGTTAAGAACAAGCAGATTGCCGCAAGGCCCAGCAGACCTGTTTCAGCCAGTGCACCGAAATACACAGAATGAGGGTCTATCCCCGGGATGATGTGATCGTTTATCATTGAAGTGTTTTTCGCGACCGAGAGGTCAACATAATGTTTTACCTCGTCAGTGAAAACTCCCTGACCCACGCCGAAGAGCGGGTATTTTAGAGCCATATTAACCGCGGCGGTCCCAAGGAAAGCTCGTATGTCATAGGACGTGTGAATATTTACGGTTAGCAATTCTGCGGTTGTATCTTTGGATACCGTGACCGGATAGATTGTCCATATTGAAGCTATAACGGCCGATATCAATAGAAATACCGCAAATGCAGCGGTTATGATTTTGAAAGGCAGCAAATAACGAACTGTTTTTTTCAGGAAAAGCATCGACGAGAAAGCAAAGAAAAGCCCTGCCAAAGACCTGGAGTACGCGATGATTGCGGCTATTAAAATTATGCCTATGCCAAGGATGATGGCGGCCGTCCATTTTCTATCTTTATTTATTTCGAAGAACGCCATTCCCGAAACCAAGCCGAGCTGAGAAAAGATTATGAACATTTCCGGCGAGACGAGGGTAGAGCTTATTCTCTGGAACGGTATCATGGAAGCTTTGGACGGCGCATACAAAAGAAATTTCATAGCCCAGGAGCAGTTGTATATTGTAAACGCGGCGAAGCTTGCCAGCCCGAACATGGACACAGCCGCAGAGACGATAAAGATAAGCCGGATACAATTTTCAAAAACTTTCTTTTCACATAGGATCGAAGAAGCGGTTATAAAAAGCGCCGATAAATATATTAAGCCGATAAAATCAGGCATGCTTGTAATTATCTTCTTTGAAAATACGCAGGAAAATAAGTTAAACATAATCAATAAACCAAGCGCAATAAGGATTTTAGCGTCAGGCAAGCGCGCTTTTTTAAAGGTCAGTGCATAGAATGACCACAAAAGGAAAAGAATTGCAAATACGATATCGGCATATTGTATCTTATTGCCTAGGGGGAATGGTCTTGGCAGACACATGAGGGGCAAGAGCAATAGATACAAAAAAAACAATGAAGTTATTATTTTCTTTAGCTTATTTTCCATTGTAATGATATTCAGAATTTTACGCACAAAATACTATATCGCTACCCAAATGCGGGGTGCTTACCCTGTCATCGCTCACCGCAATTAAAACAGATATTTGCCAACCAATTGAGCTTTTTATAATAGCATTTGGTTTGTATATCCTGAGAATGAGAGAACGTAGCAAAAACCATTATCTCCTGCCAACGCTATGACGACGAGGAGACCTTCGCTATGAAGCTCTATAAAACATGTTGTTTGAGCAACAGGCCGTTGACATTTGACATTATTAATCACGCAAATTATATGCTTGCATTTAAAAAATTGAATTTCAACGCCCAGTTCGTTTATCCTTGTCCTTAGTAACCATCAATAAACGATATGCCCCTTTCAACTTGAAACAAAAATCTTTGAAACTAACAAGTTTGAAAACCTGCTTGAATACATATGCCGGCCTGAAATAGAACTTTCTATATGCCTCGTTTAACAACTTGTACATCTCTTCGGAGCTCAAGTTATCTTCACACAATGGAGGATTGAACTCAGGCTGTGGATTTAATGCAAATTTTTTCCATACATCTTCTTTAAGCAAACCGCTACTCAGCATATTTTTATATATTTCTGTATAAGGATATGGAACCAATACATGAAACTCAACAAATGTTGGGTTCAGCGAATATGCAAATCTAAACGTAGCGTCCATTTCTTCTCTTGTCTCAGTTGGTGCGCCAATAATGAAGTTACCCACCGTCTCAATTCCTACCTTATGACAAAGCTCAAAGACATTTCGTATGTCCTGAAGTTCAACTCCCTTTTTGAATATTTTCAGTACTCGTTCAGTGCCAGATTCAACTCCAAAGTGTATTCTGTTACAGCCTGCCTCTTTGCACGAACGAAGCACTTCTTCATCGAGAAAATTTATCCTCCCGCGGAAGCTCCATATAATCTTAAAAGGAAGACTCTTAATAGCTTCACACATTTCTGACAAACGTTGCTTGTTCAAATTAAAGAGATCATCAAAGAAAAAGAATTCATTAATGCCAAATTCTTCATAGCACTGTTTGATTTCTGCGACAACATTCTGTGCAGAACGCAGACGATATTGTTTATACGGGCTGTTACAGAAAGTGCAGGGGAACGGACAGCCCCGACTAGAGCAAATACTGGTTATCCCTGCACCTCTTGCTACAGCAGATTTAACCCTTTCCATTGAAGACAAATGCCTAGGAGGGAAAGGCGGTTCGTCCAGGTTTTCCACTTGCCAAGGCTCATTAAGCACCGTATTTTCCAAATCCTTATATCCGACGCCTCGAACATCTTTCCAGCTTTTGTTATCACGTACTCGACGACAAAGTTCACGAAAAGAATATTCTCCATCACCACGTATCACGCAGTCCACCGGAAATGTATTCAGAGTTTCATTTGGGTAGGCTTCTACATGGGGCCCGCCTATGCAAATAACAATCCTGGAGGCTTCTTTTCGTACTGCGTCGACCAAAACCTTCAAGTCATAGAGACAATCCGTATAAGAAGAAAATCCTACCACCTGGGGTTGGAAATCTTTGATAAGGTCAGCCAAGTCCTTTTCGTCAGTCTTCTCCAGTGCCATATCGAGCAACTTTACTTCAAACTCTTTATTTTGTTGAAGCATGGCCGCAATATACATAAGCCCCAAATGGGGGAAAACTCCCATATCATCGGCTTTCAAAGGATGTGGCCCCTTTATCTCATGGACAGCAGGTGGATTTACTAAAAGAACTTTCATTTTACACTCTCCGTGTCAAAATTCTTGTCAGAACGGAGATTGTTAACCTTCTTGCAAATAAATAACCTCACGTCTCCCAGAGCGAAAGGAAACACACAGGATTTCGGAAGATACTTCGATACAAACATACCCACGCTGCGCACAAAAGGATTCATGTTTTTCATTACTCCCTTTAGCGCATATGGAAGAGAAGCGTAATGAGTATGATTAAAACTACCCAGCAATTCGAAACCGTGCCTCTGAAGAATATCAACAATAACTCGCTCACTAAAGTAGGTTAGGTGCATTGGAAGAATCCAGTGCCACCTTTTTTTCAATAGTTTGGCTATTTGAGAGTCTATCATAATCGTTGAGAACACAAATATTCTGCCATCTTCCAATATAAAACTAATCTCTCTAATAAAATCATCCGGATTTTCCAAATGTTCTATAACATCCCATGATGTCACTATATCGAAACCCATACCTGAGAACTGTGAACCTTTAGAAAATATATCAGTTATTACATTATGCCCCAAAACTTCACTCGAATATCTTGCAGCAACTCTTGATGGCTCAACGCCAACAACGGTATGCCCTTCAGATTTTGCAACTTCTATAAAAGCACCATAATATGATCCTATATCAAGAATTTTCAGTTTCTTTTTAGGTAAATATCTGGATATTTTTTTAAAGGCACTTTTAAAGGTTAACATCTTTACATTGAAATTTTCCAAATACGTCTCATCATCTGTATCAAAATAAAAGTCACTTACCGCAGAACCGTAGGTTGCAGGGGGAATCTGTATCAATCCGCAAGAGAGACATTCTTGTAGAACTGGACGCTTAGATCCGGTCTGAACGCTGGAACATTTAAAATTATCGGATGTCAATTCGTCAAAACGTTCATCTCGTCCATCTTGCCAGATTGGAAGCAACGAATACTCTCCACAAGATCTGCAGTACGAAAATCTCATTTTTGTCAAAGAAGGTCTTAATGGTTTCTCATTTCGTCTAAGTGCCAAGCTAACTAAATCTACAAAGCTTTTTATGACTTGACTTTTTGGTATCTTTGACACATCATTTTTTCGGTCTTTGAAATATATAGGAACCTCCAGTAGCCGAACTCCAATTTTCTCCATAAGACTGACAGTTTCTACGAAATATGAATATCCGTTGCTGTTTAATCGATAAATAGATGCTGTTTTAAGGGTATCCACATCAAACACGCGGAACGATGTAGTCAATTCGTGCAACTTAATCCCCAACATAATTCTAGCCAGCTTATTTCCAATGCGTGAAACCATCTTCCTGAAGCCAACGTAATCTGATTTTCCTCCAATTGTATAACGTGAACCAATTACAAAAACATTTTCTCCAGAATGGGCAAGCAATGATGGGATCTCCTCCGGTCTATGAGACAGATCAGCATCCATAGTTACTAGATATTTGTAATTATTTACGATGGCATATATTTTCATCATCTTATGCGCCGATCCGAGACCATTTTTAAATCGGCGTGTAATCAAATGAACATGTGAATCTGAAGCCTTTATTTGACGAATAATATCAGAAGTTCCATCTGGCGAATTATCATCAATAATTAGCATGTCTTGCGATTCACCTAAAGTAAGCCTTACACGTTCAATAAATTCACTAATATTCCTGGCTTCATTGTATGTAGCCGTTGCAACCAGCACTTTTTTATTATCCGTCATTTTGAGCACTTGTTCTTATTCTATAGTGTCCACTAAAAGCATCTTGCATATCTTCGCTTCATTGCTGCATTGACAGGTATTGTCGCCAATGACACCAGTCCCAATCCCCGTGCAATTTCTGCCTGAAGATGCGAACGGAATCTGATTCGAGAATGCAGGTACGGCATAGCATGAGACAATTTTGTGATGAATGGTTTATATTAAAAATACTTGAAGCTCCGATCTTATAACCTACGTTCGCAGCAGCATCAATAACACGTTGGTTGACGCGACCATGAGGATAGGAAATAGACACAATTTCTTTTCCTGTTAGATCTTCTAGATAATGTTTGCTTGATTCAAGTTCATCCCGTAATTTCTCCTGACTACATTCTGTAAGGGGTGCGTGGGAAACACCGTGGGAGCCAATGGTTACATTCGGTTTTTCTGACAGCATACGCACTTCTGCTTCGCTCAGATATGGATGGGTACGGCTTCTTCGGATATAGGCGGTTGAGATAAATACGGTGAAGGGTACCTGATACCTTTCCAATATGGGAGCGGCAATGGTGAGGTTGTCCCTGTAACCGTCGTCGAAGGTAACGGCAACCCCATGCTTTTGTTTTGTATTAAGAGTATCAGTCAGTCCGATAATGGAAGTTTCTTTATATTGAGAAAGCTCTGCCATATGAGTTTCAAACAATTCCGGCGAAATACTAAACAAATTCCGAAAATCTTCTTTGATGGGTGTCCCAACGGCATGATAAAGCAAGATTCTGAATCCGTTTCGAGACTCCGAAGATTTACGGCAAAGTGCAAATATCTCAGATATGCCGCAGGCGATAACTCTATGCCAATTCATAATTTTCCGGCTTTGTATCGAATAGCCCAGTTTATAGCGTAACGCATCATATCGAAAGATGCCCATTCCCATTCACCAATATACTCAACCAAGTTACCGCCGAACCCCCTTTTAAAATGATTTACACCCTCTGCCGAAGAGTTTTCGGGATCAATCCCACCAAAATCAAAATCAGAAATGCCCATTTCTCTTAGAATGACAATCATTCTGTTAAACATAGCATAAGCAGCGCTGATTTCCCTCCCCCTTGCATTCGTTGCGGCGTTCATGTAAAATGCTTTTTGGCCGAATATCAGGATGAGACAGGAGGTTACAGCATCTCCATTAATGTAACCGTTCAGGATTAGAACTTGTTCTCTGAGTGATGCACACATATCTTCAACGTCTTTGCGATTCTTTGATAGAGATTGAAAGATCTTCCCCTTGACCATGTCGCTATGGGTTTTCAGGAAATCAGAAATATCCTTATCTCCGTTTCCGACTTTCCAGTCAAGGTTCTCTGCAGTTGCTTTTTTTAAATAGTATCGGTGCTTGGATGCCATCTGCGGGAATAAATTCTCGTTTTCTGCAGGAATCTCCAGTGTAATCGAATAGCCACTGTTTATTTTGAATATCGGCCTCGTCAAATGACGATTGAGGCTATAGGAAAAGAAAGCTTGTGTTGGCATAAGGCTGTAAAAACGGACCGTTGAAATTCCTGTAGATTTTTTTATGGTGAGCAAGAGAGATTCAATAATGTTTGAAATATTTTTAATATTTGTTCCTGGAAAAACAAGAACGGGTCCACCTGGAGCCCAACCAAATCTAATGCCGGGAAATGGTGATTTCATCATGATCTGAGCCATTGCGACGCGAGATCCTGATTTGTCAATGGCGGCGTATCTTAGTGGCGTCCATCCGGACCTTCGTTTGAATTCTCCCCAATTATAAGATTGAAAGATATTATAATCTTTGCTTTTGAGAAGCTCATGATCCCACTCTCCAGAATGATCTTTATCCGTGCGTTGTATCCATTCTACCATGAGAAACCTATTATTCGGATATTTTTGAACCAGTTAGGAGCTGTTGGAATCACATCCTCCGGCAACTCCGGCCATGAAAAGCATTCCAGGTCGAGTTTCTCCAGGACCTCCTTTACTTCGTCGATCTGGTTTCCCGAAGTATAAAAAGGGTAGGCATAAGGAACCACATGCTCCGGGAGAGAGGCGAAGACCGGTTCAAAACCGTTCCGTCTCATAACAGAATCAAGCAAACGATACAATTCACAGCGACGCGATATTTCCTGTTCCGCATCCAGATGATCAAGAAAATACTGGAGTTCTATACAGGGTGCGGCGTTTCCCGGCAAGCGAAATTCCGCATCGGGTGCTGAAGGCGCTATTCTATTCCCGGACGTGATTTTTCTTGCCGTTCGTATGATGGAAGTGAGAAACCGGATCATTCGGAGATCAATAAACCGTTGAGATTTATGTATAAGACGCTTCACGCGAAAGGAAATAGAAATCCCTGCTGCGGAGGGAACGATCTGTGGTTTGATCGTATAGCTCTTATCGTGGGCGTTGATCACCATGGCTGCACCATTCGGGAGCATCAACGTTTTCCTTAAACTGAAAATTCCTATATCACCCCGGGTGCCGAGCGCTTGCCCTTCTTCATCACGACTCAGGAAGCCATGGGCATTGTCCTCAATGATGACAGCTTCGGTCCTTGCTGCATATCGTTGGAAGGGCTCCAAGCTTTGCGGAAAACCGAAGTAGTTAACGGCCAAGATGGTCTTTGCAAACGGCAGGGCATCGGGCAGTTCCGCGAGCTGCAGGTCTTTATCCACATGGTAATAAACGGGGACAGCACCGATTGTATTGATCGCAGATAAGAGCTCCCGGCAAATGAAAGCCGGGAGAAGCACGCTATCGCCTTTCGCACAGCCGATAACCCTCAGGGCTTCGTATAAGGCGTGACGGCCATAACTGAAATACCGAACGGAACGGTGATTGACGAATGCATCGAAACTCCAGTCGCCACTGTTTTCTGTCGGGAAGCATAGATGACTGATACGCTCTGCATTTGCTTTCTGAAGAGTGTTCATCCCTTTATTGCCGATGATTCAATACAAATGACATTTTGCCTGGCAATGAGGGACGCTGCTCCCGGTAAATGCTCCGTCATGAATTGCTCCAGCTTGACGGGGTAAGGATCGGGCCTCATATGAAAATCCGGATGGAAAAAAAGCTCCGAATAGCTAACATGGATGCGGACTTGACCGGTGCGGAACGGTTTCCATATGCCGATCCACTCCGATTCGCACAGTCGTTGCAATTCCATTTAAAAATCACGATTTTATTCTTGCCGCATTCAAGAACATAAATACCCAGGATTTCCAGTTAAACAGGTCACAATTTAAAGCAGTCAAAAAATATTGGTGAGCCGTCTTATGATTACCTGACCGCATAAAGGCGCGACCTCCGCCACGAATAATGTCAGCCCGACGTTTGCGCATGAGATATTTATATAGAGATGTCTTGGGTTGCCACCCTTGAAAATGGGCATTAACCACATTGAGGTTATGCTGGCAGTGTTCCCCTATTTTGGCTGTGATTCCCTGACCGAACATACGATAAACACCAAGGATAACATTTATGTATGCAATGCTGCAATTGATCCTTGCCAGACGCAGCCAGAAATCATAGTCTTCAACACCGTTAAAAGACGGGTCTTCAGAAAACCCGCCTGCTGCCAAAATCTTTTCCCTTTTTACAACTGTAGCTGAAGTGGAGATGGCATTTCCTTTATATAAAAGATCTCGATATGATTTATGAGGGCCGCAACATTTACGTCTTATTCGCCGACCGATTTCTTCGATCCATATATCATGGCATACAATATCCAGGTTGGGTGATTTTTTGAAGCGCTGTATGACATTTTCAAGTTTCGGCTCCAGCCAGACATCATCGGCATCCAGGAAGGCGATGTAACTGCCCGAAGACGAATTTATACCCGTATTTCTCGCTCCCCCGATGCCCTTATTTTCCTGGCAGACGATTTTCACATGAATGGCCGGATGTGCATTCGCCCAATCCTTGACCCTGTCATATGTACCATCTGTTGATCCATCATCTACAACAACGATCTCGTAATCCGATACAGATTGCCGACAAATTGAATTCAAAGCATCTTCAATAAACAACTCAGCATTATATGCGGGAACCACGACGCTGATAAGGGGTGTGGGTGTCGACAATCTATCTCTCATATCTCTTGTTATCGCTTGGACAAGATAAGATTTTGAACTTGTGCTGCAATTCTTTGGAAAGGTAGTGCCGGAGCGGCGGCATGAAAATGGGCTTCGCCAGGGGGATTTTTATGGTCAGGCGCCTGTCGATCTTTCCCTGAAGGGTGGACTCTGTGCGATAAATTTTCAGTATGGCATTGAATCCGCAGTGAACCCGGGATTCCTGAATGGCTTCATCAATACCATAAAACCGGGGTGCGCTAATCAGGATTTTCTTTTGCATTGTTCCAGGCAATCTTTCATGGCATGCGGAATTCCGGAGTCTACGATCATCTTCTCCGTCTTCAGTTTCAATTCTCCATAATAATTGATGGGTTCGGCAGGGTCTTCCTCGCTGTACGGCGCCTTTTCTCCGTCATAAATACCATTTGATGATATGAAGATGAGCTTCGAATCATACTTCTCACATCAGGGGTGAATTCCACCGGAATGGCGCTATTTTTTGCAATGGCGGCAAATTGATGAGTTCAAGGTATTTACCCACCTGGGCGTCGAGGGTGAATTTCTCCACAAAGCGCTGGTAAGCACTGGCCCCCATGTGCCCTAAGGTTTCTGGCTTATCCAGCAACTGCTTCCAGATTTCAGATAGTTCAACCGGGGCTGCACCCTTCAGCAGATACCCTGTCCGAAAGTGCTCTATGAGTTCCGGCACCCCTCCAACGGTGGTTGCAATGACCGCGCGCCCTGCACGCATAGCTTCGAGAACACACATGGGCATTCCTTCCACAATGGAAGTCAGCAGGATGGCGTCGTGTTGCAGGTACAT
It encodes:
- a CDS encoding O-antigen ligase family protein produces the protein MAFFEINKDRKWTAAIILGIGIILIAAIIAYSRSLAGLFFAFSSMLFLKKTVRYLLPFKIITAAFAVFLLISAVIASIWTIYPVTVSKDTTAELLTVNIHTSYDIRAFLGTAAVNMALKYPLFGVGQGVFTDEVKHYVDLSVAKNTSMINDHIIPGIDPHSVYFGALAETGLLGLAAICLFLTLLLRTAWILINKSCASTWKTISTYFFWGFIGYLITGFFVDILSIRSFWLLGALLLSASNIAEPHENDNQGSPSPRCEPRSFYKRTHKKEGIIRGVSNAFE
- a CDS encoding glycosyltransferase is translated as MRDRLSTPTPLISVVVPAYNAELFIEDALNSICRQSVSDYEIVVVDDGSTDGTYDRVKDWANAHPAIHVKIVCQENKGIGGARNTGINSSSGSYIAFLDADDVWLEPKLENVIQRFKKSPNLDIVCHDIWIEEIGRRIRRKCCGPHKSYRDLLYKGNAISTSATVVKREKILAAGGFSEDPSFNGVEDYDFWLRLARINCSIAYINVILGVYRMFGQGITAKIGEHCQHNLNVVNAHFQGWQPKTSLYKYLMRKRRADIIRGGGRAFMRSGNHKTAHQYFLTALNCDLFNWKSWVFMFLNAARIKS
- a CDS encoding radical SAM protein, giving the protein MKVLLVNPPAVHEIKGPHPLKADDMGVFPHLGLMYIAAMLQQNKEFEVKLLDMALEKTDEKDLADLIKDFQPQVVGFSSYTDCLYDLKVLVDAVRKEASRIVICIGGPHVEAYPNETLNTFPVDCVIRGDGEYSFRELCRRVRDNKSWKDVRGVGYKDLENTVLNEPWQVENLDEPPFPPRHLSSMERVKSAVARGAGITSICSSRGCPFPCTFCNSPYKQYRLRSAQNVVAEIKQCYEEFGINEFFFFDDLFNLNKQRLSEMCEAIKSLPFKIIWSFRGRINFLDEEVLRSCKEAGCNRIHFGVESGTERVLKIFKKGVELQDIRNVFELCHKVGIETVGNFIIGAPTETREEMDATFRFAYSLNPTFVEFHVLVPYPYTEIYKNMLSSGLLKEDVWKKFALNPQPEFNPPLCEDNLSSEEMYKLLNEAYRKFYFRPAYVFKQVFKLVSFKDFCFKLKGAYRLLMVTKDKDKRTGR
- a CDS encoding bifunctional glycosyltransferase/class I SAM-dependent methyltransferase, which produces MTDNKKVLVATATYNEARNISEFIERVRLTLGESQDMLIIDDNSPDGTSDIIRQIKASDSHVHLITRRFKNGLGSAHKMMKIYAIVNNYKYLVTMDADLSHRPEEIPSLLAHSGENVFVIGSRYTIGGKSDYVGFRKMVSRIGNKLARIMLGIKLHELTTSFRVFDVDTLKTASIYRLNSNGYSYFVETVSLMEKIGVRLLEVPIYFKDRKNDVSKIPKSQVIKSFVDLVSLALRRNEKPLRPSLTKMRFSYCRSCGEYSLLPIWQDGRDERFDELTSDNFKCSSVQTGSKRPVLQECLSCGLIQIPPATYGSAVSDFYFDTDDETYLENFNVKMLTFKSAFKKISRYLPKKKLKILDIGSYYGAFIEVAKSEGHTVVGVEPSRVAARYSSEVLGHNVITDIFSKGSQFSGMGFDIVTSWDVIEHLENPDDFIREISFILEDGRIFVFSTIMIDSQIAKLLKKRWHWILPMHLTYFSERVIVDILQRHGFELLGSFNHTHYASLPYALKGVMKNMNPFVRSVGMFVSKYLPKSCVFPFALGDVRLFICKKVNNLRSDKNFDTESVK
- a CDS encoding polysaccharide deacetylase family protein, whose translation is MGMGIFRYDALRYKLGYSIQSRKIMNWHRVIACGISEIFALCRKSSESRNGFRILLYHAVGTPIKEDFRNLFSISPELFETHMAELSQYKETSIIGLTDTLNTKQKHGVAVTFDDGYRDNLTIAAPILERYQVPFTVFISTAYIRRSRTHPYLSEAEVRMLSEKPNVTIGSHGVSHAPLTECSQEKLRDELESSKHYLEDLTGKEIVSISYPHGRVNQRVIDAAANVGYKIGASSIFNINHSSQNCLMLCRTCILESDSVRIFRQKLHGDWDWCHWRQYLSMQQ
- a CDS encoding DegT/DnrJ/EryC1/StrS family aminotransferase, translated to MNTLQKANAERISHLCFPTENSGDWSFDAFVNHRSVRYFSYGRHALYEALRVIGCAKGDSVLLPAFICRELLSAINTIGAVPVYYHVDKDLQLAELPDALPFAKTILAVNYFGFPQSLEPFQRYAARTEAVIIEDNAHGFLSRDEEGQALGTRGDIGIFSLRKTLMLPNGAAMVINAHDKSYTIKPQIVPSAAGISISFRVKRLIHKSQRFIDLRMIRFLTSIIRTARKITSGNRIAPSAPDAEFRLPGNAAPCIELQYFLDHLDAEQEISRRCELYRLLDSVMRRNGFEPVFASLPEHVVPYAYPFYTSGNQIDEVKEVLEKLDLECFSWPELPEDVIPTAPNWFKNIRIIGFSW
- a CDS encoding peptidoglycan bridge formation glycyltransferase FemA/FemB family protein, with amino-acid sequence MAQIMMKSPFPGIRFGWAPGGPVLVFPGTNIKNISNIIESLLLTIKKSTGISTVRFYSLMPTQAFFSYSLNRHLTRPIFKINSGYSITLEIPAENENLFPQMASKHRYYLKKATAENLDWKVGNGDKDISDFLKTHSDMVKGKIFQSLSKNRKDVEDMCASLREQVLILNGYINGDAVTSCLILIFGQKAFYMNAATNARGREISAAYAMFNRMIVILREMGISDFDFGGIDPENSSAEGVNHFKRGFGGNLVEYIGEWEWASFDMMRYAINWAIRYKAGKL